The following coding sequences lie in one Mycobacterium sp. Z3061 genomic window:
- a CDS encoding MbtH family protein, with amino-acid sequence MSDNPFDNEDGLFFVLINDEEQHSLWPTFAEVPAGWRVVYGEASRADCVEYVDQNWTDIRPKSLKERLALN; translated from the coding sequence ATGAGCGATAATCCTTTCGACAATGAGGACGGCTTGTTCTTCGTCCTGATTAACGACGAGGAGCAGCATAGCTTGTGGCCAACCTTCGCTGAAGTTCCAGCCGGTTGGCGTGTAGTTTATGGTGAAGCCAGTCGCGCTGACTGCGTCGAATACGTGGACCAGAACTGGACGGATATACGGCCCAAGAGCCTGAAGGAAAGATTAGCCCTCAACTGA
- a CDS encoding RND family transporter — MTSASTETVGQKKLAGPHSGRFFVASMIRRLAIPIIVGWIALVAVLILFVPPLEVVAEMRAVSTSAVHAPSVIGAKRINQLFAEHGADSTIMLVLEGKEPLGDDAHAYYDQVVTKLRADQEHVINVRDYWSDPITESGAESADGKFSYVAVNLVGLQGQARSLSAVKAIQRIVDSTPAPKGVKTYVTGPAALMVDQQIAAKRSLETVELATLAVIVVMLLLVYRSVTTVVLVLVMVVLQLMAARGVVALLGYQELIGLSAFATSVLVTLVIAAGTDYAIFLVGRYQEARGAGQDRESAYFTMFGGTAHVVLGSGLTIAGAMLCLGFTRLPYLQTLGVPLAVGMTVGVLAALTLGPAVIAVAGRFGAVLEPRRQLRVRRWRKLGAAIARWPGPILIGAGALSLVGLLALPGYRPNFNDRNYLPKDLPANLGYAAAERGFGAARMNPDVLLVESGHDLRNSADLLVIDKIAKALFRVEGISRVQVITRPDGKPIKHTSIPFMIGMQGSMMQLDQPYQQQRMADLLTQADEMQTSIDTMEQMTRLAAEMAAATHRLVLKTHAMLADVEELRDAVANFEDTFRPIRSYFYWEKHCADIPVCWSLRSIFDAIDGVDVLTGDLQQIIPEMDRLDVLMPQMVALMPQMTQAVRDMKALTLTMYASQKGMLDQMAATMDNTNAMGKAFDASMNDDSFYLPPEVFKNENFQRAMKNFISPDGKSVRFIISHQSDPMSPEGMASTQAIKRAATEAIKGTPLEGAKIYLAGTAATVKDINDGNDYDLLIAAIAALSLIFIIMLVITRSAIAALVIVGTVAASLGASLGLSVLLWQHLLGIDLNWLVLSMSVIVLLAVGADYNLLLVSRLREEIQAGIRTAIIRTLGATGSVVTSAGLVFAFTMISMAVSELTTIAQIGTTIGMGLLFDTLIVRALITPSIAVLLGRWFWWPQRVRPRPAPQAWPRPAPTTAPSQPATDNLVTSPA; from the coding sequence ATGACGTCCGCATCGACCGAAACAGTAGGCCAGAAAAAGCTGGCGGGACCTCACTCGGGACGGTTCTTTGTCGCGAGTATGATTCGCCGGCTCGCGATCCCCATTATCGTAGGTTGGATAGCTCTCGTTGCGGTCCTCATCCTCTTCGTACCCCCACTTGAGGTGGTCGCGGAAATGCGTGCGGTGTCGACTTCTGCCGTTCACGCTCCCTCCGTAATTGGCGCAAAACGCATCAACCAGCTGTTCGCCGAGCATGGTGCTGACAGCACGATAATGCTCGTACTTGAAGGCAAGGAACCGCTTGGCGACGATGCTCACGCCTACTATGACCAGGTCGTCACGAAGCTCAGGGCTGACCAAGAGCACGTGATAAACGTGCGGGACTATTGGAGCGATCCGATCACCGAGTCAGGCGCAGAGAGTGCCGATGGGAAATTCTCTTATGTCGCAGTCAATCTCGTTGGACTGCAAGGGCAGGCGCGGTCTCTGAGCGCGGTTAAGGCCATTCAACGGATCGTCGATAGCACGCCGGCTCCAAAGGGCGTCAAAACGTATGTCACCGGGCCCGCGGCGCTGATGGTGGATCAGCAGATCGCCGCAAAGCGGAGTCTGGAAACCGTCGAGCTGGCCACCCTTGCGGTGATCGTGGTGATGCTGTTGTTGGTTTACCGTTCGGTCACCACGGTGGTGTTGGTGTTGGTGATGGTGGTGCTGCAGTTGATGGCGGCCCGGGGTGTGGTCGCTTTGCTCGGTTACCAAGAGCTGATCGGGCTTTCGGCGTTTGCCACCAGTGTTTTGGTGACGTTGGTGATTGCGGCGGGTACTGATTACGCGATTTTTTTGGTGGGGCGGTATCAGGAGGCGCGGGGGGCGGGTCAGGATCGTGAGTCGGCGTATTTCACGATGTTTGGTGGGACTGCGCATGTGGTGTTGGGGTCGGGGTTGACGATCGCCGGGGCGATGTTGTGTTTAGGTTTTACCCGTTTGCCGTATTTGCAGACGCTGGGTGTTCCCTTGGCGGTGGGCATGACGGTGGGGGTTTTGGCGGCGTTGACGTTGGGGCCGGCGGTGATTGCGGTGGCTGGCCGGTTTGGCGCGGTGTTGGAGCCGCGGCGGCAGTTGCGGGTGCGTCGGTGGCGCAAGCTGGGTGCGGCGATTGCGCGCTGGCCGGGTCCGATCCTGATCGGGGCCGGTGCGTTGTCGTTGGTGGGGTTGTTGGCGTTGCCGGGTTATCGGCCGAATTTCAACGACCGAAATTATCTGCCGAAAGATCTGCCGGCCAATCTCGGGTATGCGGCGGCGGAGCGGGGTTTCGGTGCGGCGCGGATGAATCCGGATGTGTTGTTGGTGGAATCGGGTCATGATCTGCGGAATTCGGCGGATTTGTTGGTGATCGACAAGATCGCCAAGGCGTTGTTTCGGGTGGAGGGGATTTCTCGGGTTCAGGTGATCACCCGCCCGGACGGTAAACCGATCAAGCACACCTCGATTCCGTTCATGATCGGGATGCAAGGCTCCATGATGCAGCTAGATCAGCCTTATCAGCAGCAGCGGATGGCCGATCTGTTGACGCAGGCCGACGAGATGCAAACCAGTATCGACACGATGGAGCAGATGACCCGCCTCGCTGCTGAGATGGCCGCGGCCACGCACCGGTTGGTGCTGAAAACTCATGCAATGCTGGCGGACGTCGAAGAACTGCGTGACGCGGTGGCGAATTTCGAGGATACGTTCCGGCCGATCCGCAGCTACTTTTATTGGGAGAAACACTGCGCCGATATTCCGGTGTGCTGGTCGCTGCGGTCGATCTTTGACGCCATTGATGGAGTGGACGTGCTGACCGGAGATCTGCAGCAGATCATTCCGGAAATGGATCGACTGGATGTGCTGATGCCCCAGATGGTGGCCTTAATGCCCCAGATGACCCAGGCCGTACGGGACATGAAAGCACTGACGCTGACGATGTATGCCTCCCAGAAGGGGATGCTGGATCAGATGGCGGCCACCATGGACAACACCAATGCCATGGGGAAGGCGTTCGATGCCTCGATGAACGACGACTCGTTCTACCTGCCCCCGGAAGTATTCAAAAATGAGAACTTCCAGCGGGCCATGAAGAATTTCATCTCTCCGGATGGCAAGTCCGTACGGTTCATCATCTCCCATCAAAGTGATCCGATGAGTCCGGAGGGCATGGCCAGTACGCAGGCGATCAAGCGGGCGGCTACCGAGGCGATCAAGGGCACCCCGTTGGAAGGCGCCAAGATCTATCTCGCCGGCACTGCCGCCACCGTCAAGGACATCAACGACGGCAATGACTATGACTTGTTGATCGCCGCCATCGCAGCGTTGAGCTTGATTTTCATCATCATGCTCGTCATCACCCGCAGCGCGATCGCGGCTTTGGTGATCGTGGGCACCGTGGCGGCTTCACTGGGTGCCTCGTTGGGGTTGTCGGTGCTGCTGTGGCAACACTTGCTGGGCATCGACTTGAACTGGCTGGTTCTGTCGATGTCGGTGATCGTGTTGCTGGCGGTCGGTGCCGATTACAACTTGTTGCTGGTCTCGCGGCTGAGAGAAGAAATTCAGGCCGGGATCCGCACCGCGATCATCCGCACCCTGGGCGCCACCGGATCGGTGGTCACCTCCGCCGGCCTGGTGTTCGCCTTCACCATGATCTCGATGGCCGTCAGCGAATTGACCACCATCGCCCAGATCGGCACCACCATCGGCATGGGTCTGCTCTTTGACACCCTGATTGTGCGCGCACTGATCACCCCCTCGATCGCCGTACTGCTCGGACGCTGGTTCTGGTGGCCACAACGCGTGCGCCCCCGCCCCGCCCCGCAAGCTTGGCCGAGACCTGCACCCACTACCGCACCGTCGCAACCCGCCACCGACAACCTCGTCACCTCCCCGGCGTGA
- a CDS encoding ATP-binding cassette domain-containing protein, translating to MLRSDPAVEVIDLCKRYGHVTAVDGVSFTVPQGGVLGLLGPNGAGKTTTMKLLTTLTRPTSGTARVAGHDVCMAPDMVRRKIGLACQEATLDGLLTGRENIDMIGSLYGFRRKELTRLSDELLEQFSVAEIADRRVDSYSGGMRRRFDIAVSLLARPQVLFLDEPSAGLDPHSRVELWKLLRSLVDDGLTLVVTTQYLEEADRLADNIVVIDNGRVIAQGSPFELKQQAGEANVVVTVSHASDLAPVEAVLRRSAAEVLVDANARRLMVTSDGLPDLSEIAKALHHSGIRIEDIRLSRPTLDEVFIALTRRCTGSWEGKTA from the coding sequence ATGTTGCGGTCCGATCCGGCAGTGGAAGTGATCGACCTCTGCAAGAGGTACGGTCACGTCACAGCTGTCGACGGCGTCAGCTTCACTGTGCCGCAAGGTGGTGTTCTAGGCCTGCTCGGACCCAACGGTGCCGGCAAGACCACGACAATGAAGTTGCTGACCACGTTGACACGCCCGACGAGCGGTACCGCACGCGTCGCTGGCCACGATGTGTGCATGGCTCCCGACATGGTCCGCAGAAAAATCGGATTGGCTTGCCAGGAAGCAACTCTCGATGGGCTATTAACGGGCCGCGAGAACATCGACATGATTGGCAGCTTGTACGGATTTCGGCGAAAAGAGTTGACGCGCTTAAGTGATGAGCTTTTGGAACAATTCTCCGTCGCTGAAATTGCCGATAGGCGTGTTGATTCCTACTCCGGGGGGATGCGCCGTCGATTCGATATCGCGGTGAGCCTGCTTGCGCGGCCGCAGGTGCTGTTCCTCGATGAGCCATCTGCCGGGCTGGATCCGCACAGTCGCGTCGAGTTGTGGAAGCTGTTGCGCAGTCTCGTCGATGATGGACTGACCTTGGTCGTAACTACCCAGTACCTCGAGGAAGCCGATCGGCTCGCCGACAATATCGTCGTTATAGATAATGGCAGGGTCATCGCGCAGGGCTCACCGTTCGAGCTCAAGCAACAAGCCGGGGAAGCGAATGTGGTTGTAACCGTTTCTCATGCGAGTGATCTCGCACCGGTCGAGGCGGTGTTGCGGAGGAGTGCTGCGGAGGTACTTGTCGACGCAAACGCCCGGCGACTGATGGTGACCTCTGACGGTTTGCCGGACCTTTCTGAAATTGCTAAAGCATTGCATCACAGCGGGATTCGGATCGAGGACATCCGGCTTTCGCGGCCGACTCTTGATGAAGTGTTCATCGCGCTGACCCGACGTTGCACCGGCTCCTGGGAAGGTAAGACAGCATGA
- a CDS encoding ABC transporter permease, which yields MTIVRDASTTHPQSVHYSDGHSSGIARQISVMLKRHLIRVRRKPETLLQLLLQPVAFVLFFTFVVGRSISADLVPRYREFLLPGIQAQAIVSTIVIVGAAISFDLENCIFIRFRSLPISNYSPLIARGLIALLYSMIGYVVIGLVGFLVGWRFSCSVADAALALGLVLTFGLGFMWLGMAVGLLMKTVEGIGTITFLITLPVIALSNAFAPTQPMPHVLRVIAEWNPLSAASQALRELTTHAPPAPPSAQLPMHHPALFTLIYSITFAVVLAPMAVRAYVRRTSQ from the coding sequence ATGACTATTGTGCGGGATGCATCCACAACTCATCCCCAATCTGTGCATTACTCTGATGGGCACAGCTCTGGTATCGCGCGGCAGATATCGGTTATGTTGAAGCGGCACCTGATCAGGGTCAGGCGGAAGCCCGAGACACTCCTGCAATTGCTGCTGCAGCCGGTTGCTTTCGTGCTGTTCTTTACTTTTGTCGTGGGCCGGTCGATCAGCGCGGATCTGGTGCCGCGTTACCGCGAATTTCTGTTGCCTGGAATTCAGGCCCAAGCCATTGTCTCCACAATAGTAATTGTCGGTGCTGCAATTTCCTTTGATCTCGAAAATTGCATCTTCATTAGATTTCGATCGCTTCCGATTTCCAATTATTCGCCGCTCATCGCACGCGGTCTGATTGCGTTGCTCTATTCAATGATCGGGTATGTTGTCATCGGTCTGGTCGGATTTCTTGTCGGTTGGCGGTTCAGCTGCAGCGTTGCCGATGCCGCGCTGGCCCTAGGGTTGGTGCTGACGTTCGGTCTGGGCTTTATGTGGCTCGGAATGGCCGTCGGACTGTTGATGAAGACAGTCGAGGGAATAGGCACGATAACGTTCCTAATCACACTGCCAGTCATCGCACTGTCGAATGCCTTCGCGCCGACACAGCCGATGCCGCACGTGCTGCGTGTGATCGCCGAGTGGAACCCGCTATCCGCTGCTTCTCAGGCCCTGCGTGAACTCACGACGCACGCTCCGCCTGCGCCGCCGAGCGCACAATTACCGATGCACCACCCAGCGCTGTTCACGCTGATCTACTCCATCACTTTCGCCGTAGTGTTAGCGCCGATGGCCGTTCGTGCGTACGTGCGCCGCACCTCTCAGTAG
- a CDS encoding quinone oxidoreductase: MHAIEVGETGGPEVLNYRDVAQPEPGPGELLIRSEAIGVNFIDTYFRSGQYPRPLPFVLGSEVCGTVTAVGPDTGGDINVGDRVVSASANGSYAELCTAPAFLTARVPDGISSEVAASALLKGLTAQYLLKSVYPVQRGDSVLVHAGAGGVGLILTQWATHLGARVISTVSTPEKERLSRDAGAAEVLPYPTDAYQFGQQIRGLTGGAGVAVVYDGVGATTFDASLASLAVRGTLALFGAASGPVPPFDPQQLNYAGSVYLTRPSLAHFIRTGEEFSGRAAELFDVIGSGAVRVEIGGTYPLAEAARAHTDLEGRKTTGSIVLLP; this comes from the coding sequence ATGCACGCGATCGAAGTCGGCGAAACCGGCGGCCCCGAAGTCCTGAACTACCGCGACGTCGCCCAGCCCGAGCCTGGCCCCGGCGAACTGCTGATCCGTTCGGAAGCCATTGGCGTCAACTTCATCGACACCTACTTCCGCTCCGGTCAGTACCCGCGCCCGCTTCCGTTCGTACTGGGCTCCGAGGTGTGCGGGACGGTGACGGCGGTCGGCCCGGACACCGGCGGCGACATCAACGTCGGCGACCGGGTGGTGAGCGCCTCAGCCAATGGCTCTTATGCCGAATTATGCACGGCCCCAGCATTTTTGACCGCCAGAGTCCCAGATGGCATCAGCTCGGAGGTGGCCGCATCGGCGCTGCTGAAGGGGCTGACCGCGCAGTACCTGCTGAAGTCGGTGTACCCGGTGCAGCGCGGAGACAGCGTGCTGGTGCACGCCGGCGCGGGCGGCGTCGGGCTGATCTTGACGCAGTGGGCGACGCACCTCGGGGCGCGGGTGATCTCGACCGTGTCGACGCCGGAGAAGGAACGACTGTCCCGGGATGCGGGCGCCGCCGAGGTGCTTCCCTACCCCACCGACGCCTACCAGTTCGGCCAGCAGATTCGCGGGCTCACCGGCGGCGCCGGGGTAGCCGTGGTCTATGACGGGGTCGGTGCAACCACATTCGATGCCAGCCTGGCAAGCCTGGCCGTCCGCGGGACGCTGGCGCTGTTCGGCGCGGCCAGCGGACCGGTGCCGCCGTTCGATCCCCAGCAGCTCAACTACGCCGGATCGGTGTACCTCACCCGGCCCTCGCTCGCCCACTTCATCCGCACCGGTGAGGAGTTCAGCGGGAGGGCGGCCGAACTGTTCGACGTGATCGGCAGCGGGGCCGTTCGGGTCGAGATCGGCGGGACTTATCCCCTGGCCGAAGCCGCGCGTGCCCACACCGACCTGGAGGGCCGCAAGACCACCGGCTCGATCGTGTTGCTGCCCTAA
- a CDS encoding heme A synthase, translating to MRLVDLLPNPSLRVQRIIAALVVLTQGGIAVTGAIVRVTASGLGCPTWPQCFPGSFTPVAVSEVPRIHQAVEFGNRMITFAVVITAALAVLAVTRARRRREVLVYAWLMPASTVVQAVIGGITVRTGLLWWTVAIHLLASMTMVWLSVLLFVKVGEPDDGQVRRRVARPLRLLTVLSAMNLAAVLVTGTLVTAAGPHAGDKSPSRTVPRLKVEINTLVHAHSSLLVSYLSLLVGLGFGLWAVQAGRPVMRRLGVLVALVVAQAGVGTAQYYTGVPAVLVALHVAGAAACTAATAALWASMRERAEPEALQS from the coding sequence ATGCGGTTGGTGGACCTGCTCCCCAACCCCAGCCTGCGTGTCCAGCGCATCATCGCGGCGCTCGTAGTCCTCACCCAGGGCGGCATCGCGGTCACGGGTGCCATCGTGCGTGTCACGGCCTCCGGGTTGGGTTGCCCCACCTGGCCGCAGTGTTTCCCCGGCAGCTTCACCCCCGTCGCGGTTTCCGAAGTACCGCGCATCCACCAGGCCGTCGAGTTCGGCAATCGGATGATCACCTTCGCGGTGGTCATCACCGCGGCCCTGGCGGTGCTGGCGGTGACGCGGGCCCGCCGGCGGCGCGAGGTGCTGGTCTACGCGTGGCTGATGCCCGCCTCCACCGTCGTGCAGGCCGTCATCGGCGGCATCACTGTGCGCACCGGACTGCTGTGGTGGACGGTGGCGATCCACCTGCTGGCGTCGATGACGATGGTGTGGTTGTCGGTGCTGCTCTTCGTGAAAGTCGGAGAGCCCGACGACGGCCAGGTTCGCCGGCGGGTCGCCAGGCCGCTGCGGCTGCTGACCGTGTTGAGCGCAATGAACCTGGCCGCGGTGCTGGTCACCGGCACACTGGTAACAGCGGCCGGACCGCACGCCGGTGACAAGAGCCCGAGCCGGACGGTGCCGCGGCTCAAGGTCGAGATCAACACCCTGGTGCACGCGCACTCGTCGCTGCTGGTCTCCTACCTGTCGCTGCTGGTCGGGCTGGGCTTCGGGCTGTGGGCGGTGCAGGCCGGCCGCCCGGTGATGCGGCGTCTCGGGGTGCTGGTTGCGCTCGTCGTCGCCCAGGCCGGTGTGGGCACTGCTCAGTACTACACCGGTGTCCCCGCCGTGCTGGTCGCCCTGCACGTGGCCGGCGCCGCGGCCTGCACGGCGGCGACCGCCGCGTTATGGGCGTCGATGAGAGAACGGGCCGAGCCCGAGGCGCTCCAGAGCTGA
- a CDS encoding DUF559 domain-containing protein → MDRVCIGSEALQQGRVSRYQLRTQYRAIYPDVYVPHDMQLSLRVRSAAAWLWSGRRGTLTGLAAAALHGSDWIDDDEAIELMWRNARPPTGIITRNCRMGIDEVTRVAGLPVTTPARTAFDLGRQLTAADAMARLDALMRASPFSTDATLMLSTRYAGARDVRQLRTLLPHIDPGAASPKETWLRMLLIDAGLPTPETQIPVVVKFRTVALLDIGWERFKVAVEYDGDQHRTNRRQYVRDTRRLKELAELGWIVIRVIAEDRPDQVVREVAPALRRRGYRDTATTHTTRRRGCA, encoded by the coding sequence GTGGACAGAGTATGCATCGGCAGCGAGGCGTTGCAGCAGGGAAGAGTCAGCCGGTATCAGCTACGAACGCAGTACCGGGCGATCTACCCCGACGTGTACGTGCCGCATGACATGCAACTTTCGTTACGCGTTCGCTCGGCGGCCGCGTGGTTGTGGTCAGGTCGCCGCGGGACCTTGACTGGGCTGGCCGCCGCGGCTTTGCACGGCTCGGACTGGATCGACGACGACGAAGCCATCGAACTGATGTGGCGGAATGCCCGCCCGCCCACCGGAATAATCACCCGCAACTGCCGGATGGGCATCGACGAAGTCACCCGGGTTGCCGGTCTGCCCGTGACCACACCTGCCCGGACGGCCTTCGACCTGGGGCGGCAGCTCACCGCTGCTGATGCGATGGCGCGCCTCGACGCACTGATGCGGGCATCACCGTTTTCCACCGACGCGACGTTGATGCTCAGCACGCGATACGCCGGAGCCCGAGACGTCCGACAACTCAGAACGCTGCTCCCCCACATTGACCCGGGTGCTGCTTCACCGAAAGAGACCTGGCTCCGGATGCTGCTGATCGACGCTGGACTACCCACTCCCGAGACCCAGATTCCCGTGGTGGTCAAGTTCCGGACAGTGGCCCTGCTCGACATCGGTTGGGAGCGGTTCAAGGTCGCCGTCGAGTACGACGGTGACCAACACCGCACGAACCGGCGCCAATACGTGCGCGACACGCGCAGATTGAAGGAGCTCGCCGAGCTCGGCTGGATCGTCATCCGGGTGATCGCCGAGGACCGGCCCGACCAGGTTGTTCGGGAGGTCGCCCCGGCACTGCGGCGCCGCGGTTATCGCGACACTGCGACCACACACACAACACGCCGTCGCGGCTGTGCGTAG
- a CDS encoding ABC transporter permease, whose protein sequence is MLAAQFSLEAKLLLRNGEQLLLTMFIPITLLIGLTLLPFGSFGEHRAAVFTPAIMALAVISTAFTGQAIAVAFDRRYGALKRLGATPLPVWGIIAGKALAVVFTVFLQSIVLGAIGFALGWRPPLAALALGGAVIALGTAGFAALGLLLGGTLRAEIVLALANLLWFAFAGFGALTLETGMIPAGVKWAARLTPSGALTESLSQAMSLSVDWFGLAVLAVWGGVGALAARRFFRFT, encoded by the coding sequence ATGCTGGCCGCTCAGTTCAGCCTCGAAGCCAAGCTGCTGCTGCGCAACGGCGAGCAGCTGCTGCTGACCATGTTCATCCCGATCACGCTGCTGATCGGACTCACCCTGCTGCCCTTCGGCTCCTTCGGCGAGCATCGCGCGGCGGTCTTCACGCCGGCGATCATGGCGCTCGCGGTAATCTCCACCGCTTTCACCGGCCAGGCGATCGCCGTCGCCTTCGACCGCCGTTATGGCGCGCTGAAGCGGCTCGGGGCCACTCCGCTGCCGGTGTGGGGAATCATCGCCGGCAAGGCGCTGGCGGTGGTGTTCACCGTCTTTCTGCAGTCAATCGTGTTGGGCGCCATTGGTTTTGCGTTGGGCTGGCGTCCACCGTTGGCCGCCCTGGCGCTGGGTGGCGCGGTGATTGCGCTGGGGACTGCCGGATTCGCGGCGCTGGGCCTGTTACTCGGCGGCACCCTGCGGGCCGAGATCGTGCTGGCGCTGGCCAACCTGTTGTGGTTCGCCTTCGCCGGGTTCGGCGCGCTGACCCTCGAGACGGGCATGATCCCGGCGGGCGTGAAGTGGGCGGCGCGACTGACACCCTCAGGGGCGCTGACGGAGTCGCTTTCACAGGCCATGAGCTTGTCGGTGGACTGGTTCGGGTTGGCGGTACTTGCGGTGTGGGGCGGCGTGGGCGCACTAGCGGCGCGGCGCTTTTTCCGCTTCACCTGA
- a CDS encoding ABC transporter ATP-binding protein, translating into MSSVPQDRDIAVRLRGVCKQYGSVKAVSSLDLEVHAAEVFALLGPNGAGKTTTVEMCEGFMRPDAGSIEVLGLDPIADNARLRPRIGVMLQGGGGYPAARAGEMLNLVASYAADPLDPAWLLETLGLTEAARTTYRRLSGGQQQRLALACALVGRPELVFLDEPTAGMDAHARLLVWELIDALRRDGVTVVLTTHQLKEAEELADRLVIIDHGTTVAAGTPAELMRSGAKDQLRFSAPPRLDLSLLTAALPEGYRASEISPGEYLVEGSVGPQVLATVTAWCARIDVLATDLRVEQRSLEDVFLDLTGRRLRA; encoded by the coding sequence GTGAGCTCCGTCCCCCAAGACCGCGATATCGCGGTGCGACTGCGCGGGGTGTGCAAGCAGTACGGATCCGTGAAGGCCGTCTCCAGCCTCGATCTCGAGGTGCATGCCGCCGAGGTGTTCGCGCTGTTGGGTCCCAACGGCGCTGGAAAGACGACCACGGTCGAGATGTGCGAGGGCTTCATGCGCCCCGACGCCGGCAGCATCGAGGTGCTCGGGCTCGACCCGATCGCCGACAACGCGCGCCTGCGCCCCCGCATCGGCGTGATGCTGCAGGGCGGCGGCGGCTACCCGGCGGCCCGTGCCGGCGAGATGCTCAACCTGGTCGCGTCCTACGCCGCCGACCCGCTGGACCCGGCCTGGCTGTTGGAAACCCTCGGCCTGACCGAGGCGGCGCGCACCACTTACCGGAGGCTCTCCGGTGGACAGCAGCAACGGCTCGCGCTGGCATGTGCTCTGGTGGGACGGCCCGAGCTGGTTTTCCTTGACGAACCCACCGCGGGCATGGACGCCCACGCCCGGCTACTGGTGTGGGAGCTGATCGACGCGCTGCGCCGCGACGGCGTCACCGTCGTGCTGACCACCCATCAGCTCAAAGAGGCGGAGGAACTGGCCGACCGGCTGGTCATCATTGATCACGGCACCACGGTCGCGGCCGGCACACCGGCGGAGCTGATGCGCAGCGGCGCCAAGGACCAACTGCGGTTCAGCGCGCCGCCGCGACTCGACCTCTCGCTGTTGACGGCCGCGTTGCCCGAGGGCTACCGGGCCAGCGAGATATCACCGGGTGAATACCTCGTCGAGGGCTCGGTAGGCCCGCAGGTGCTGGCGACGGTGACGGCGTGGTGTGCCCGGATCGACGTGCTGGCCACCGACCTGCGTGTCGAGCAGCGCAGCCTCGAAGATGTCTTCCTGGATCTGACCGGCAGGAGGCTGCGAGCGTGA